A segment of the Mangrovimonas sp. YM274 genome:
GCACGTCGTTGACCTTAATTTTATAATTGATTTGATCTTTGCGTAATTCTATTGTGTCCGATATAAAAACTTCCCTGCTTGGTTTGGCTACTTGTTCATTTATTTTTACATGGCCCTTTTTGCAGGCTTCTGTTGCAATACTCCTTGTTTTATAGTATCTCACACACCAAAGAAATTTGTCAACTCTCATATTAAAATTATAAAATCTACGTTAATCTTTTTGTACAAAAGTATTATAATATTGTATCTTGCGCACTTAAAATTACGCATTATTGTTGTGTTCTGCCTAACAGTGTGCAATATAGAAAAGGAAAATTAGTTAACTACGTATTAAGCTTTCAAAACTACAGGTTTGAAGGATTAAGGTTAAAAAAAAGCATATGAAATTAAAAAATTACCATGTAATATTGCTGGGAGTGATTTTGTCCTTTGTGTCTTGTAATAAGGATGATGACGGAACGACCTCGATTCCAGAAAGAGACCGAGAGGAACAACAATTGACCGATAAGGATTCTTTAATGGGGTATTTTGAAACTCATTATTATAACGCTTCTACTTTTGCAACTCCTGGTAATTTTTCATTGTCAGATTTGATAATAACCGAATTACCAACGGATGAAGATGGGAATTATTTAGAGCTACCGGATCCAGAGAACAATACTTTGTTAATTGATGCTGTAGAAACCCATTTAACCACCTACCAGGAAACCGAATACGAATACTATATTTTAAGGTTGAATCAAGGAGGAGGTGATATGCCTCACTTTTCAGACAGCGTATTGGCCAACTATTCTGGGAATACAATGGATGGAGAAGTATTTGATAGTACTGTAAATGCCGATTCGGATTTTGATTTACTTAGTGTAATACCTGGGTGGAGGGAAGTGTTGCCTCAATTTAGTGCCGCAACTTCATTTGTTGAAAATGGAGATGGAACGGTAACGTATGAAGGCTATGGTTTTGGAGCCATGTTTTTGCCTTCAGGTTTAGGATATTTTTCTTCGGCACAAAGCGGAATACCTTCATATTCCAATTTAATATTCAAGTTTGAATTGTATCAAACGGAAGTTAATGATCATGACAGTGATGGGGTGCCATCGTATTTGGAAGATTTGGATGGAGATAAGGATTTATATAATGATGATACCGACGGTGATGAAGTTCCAAACTTTTTGGATGTGGATGATGATGGTGATGATGTATTAACAAAGCATGAGGATTTAAATAATGATGGTGACCCAACTAACGATTTAAATAGTGAAGGAGTTCCTCTTTATTTAGATGAAAACTCCACTGAATCTAATCAAGATTAGATTTAGTTTATTTTATATT
Coding sequences within it:
- a CDS encoding FKBP-type peptidyl-prolyl cis-trans isomerase: MKLKNYHVILLGVILSFVSCNKDDDGTTSIPERDREEQQLTDKDSLMGYFETHYYNASTFATPGNFSLSDLIITELPTDEDGNYLELPDPENNTLLIDAVETHLTTYQETEYEYYILRLNQGGGDMPHFSDSVLANYSGNTMDGEVFDSTVNADSDFDLLSVIPGWREVLPQFSAATSFVENGDGTVTYEGYGFGAMFLPSGLGYFSSAQSGIPSYSNLIFKFELYQTEVNDHDSDGVPSYLEDLDGDKDLYNDDTDGDEVPNFLDVDDDGDDVLTKHEDLNNDGDPTNDLNSEGVPLYLDENSTESNQD
- a CDS encoding RNA-binding S4 domain-containing protein; the protein is MRVDKFLWCVRYYKTRSIATEACKKGHVKINEQVAKPSREVFISDTIELRKDQINYKIKVNDVPPNRVGAKLVDIYRTDLTPKEEFEAKELLKYSQDYYRKKGTGRPTKKDRRDLEGYYGENDD